One region of Acanthopagrus latus isolate v.2019 chromosome 24, fAcaLat1.1, whole genome shotgun sequence genomic DNA includes:
- the nid2a gene encoding nidogen-2 isoform X15: MERGRLLAVCVLCWSCSVCVVTAIQRADMFPYGSLSGDMILAEGDDETSRVLSLPRPMYFYESLFSQLYVATNGIVSAQDLPMEKQYVDDGFPTDFPVVAPFLADIDTSGGRGQIYYRVTETPSVLNRVAQEVHRGFPDARFTPTHVVVATWENVAAYEEPTRTSGPSNKFNTFQAVIGYDEVDSYVLFLYPEGGLNFFGTRPKESYNVEIELPARVGFSRGEVTYLIFSRTEGPHYSVTSDEQSVKNLYQVGNTGIPGVWLFHTGNRYSFDNIVPASVGGLLATPPTRGHGLSLDTTTPEYSEFEEYPDNTFDPDSQDEEDDYPLTGGDPEFQPAPAGDHSEPPQPASPDAPSPPSEDVPHSAQPSNRQYAPPNAPEAAPEEQQPQVPLEVVDVYPPHRNEPPLSPGGHVVSVDEDDVDFDTGVIQYTTENKETCARFQQQCSQNAFCSDYATGYCCHCRPGFYGNGRHCLPEGAPQRVSGKVSGTVTVGSTPVDLNNIDLHAYIVVGDGRAYTAISEVPEPVGWALMPVAPIGELFGWLFALELPNSRAGFKITGAEFTRRAEVIFYPGNQRLSIIQTGRGLDDHNHLTVDTELSGSVPFLPPGAEVAMDPFKEIYQYYPSVATSTSVREYSVVSADRGSESFSFQLKHNITYRDCRHDSHTAALETLQITMERVFVMYVKEERILRYAITNKISPVGVEPTSPELVNPCYAGTHDCDTTAQCIPLEGQAFQCQCATGYRGDGRNCYDIDECAEGLSSCGAHAQCMNLPGSHRCQCQSGFEFGFDGRTCVDIDECSSSPCHISARCINGLGSFQCQCQAGFYGDGFYCSQQEGQTVRPKSQCEQHRDSLQSGGDGRPSVGAFIPQCDSDGRYRLLQCHGSTGHCWCVDSRGQERAGTRTPPGTAPKDCDRPDEPERPKTHCEHYRDSVQTTSPEGYPITGAYVPQCDANGQYIPLQCHGSTGHCWCVDSSGQERAGTRTAPGTTPTDCDKPDEPERFKTQCEHHRDSVQTTSPEGYPIVGAYVPQCDANGQYRSLQCHGSTGHCWCVDTRGQERAGTRTPPGTAPKDCDRPDEPERPKTQCEQHRDSVQTTSPEGYPLFGAFVPQCEPDGQYSAQQCHGSTGHCWCVDSRGEERAGTRTTAGVPPVNCDESVPVVPTQRPESVCERWRSSLIEHYGGKPEPKQYLPQCEPDGQFSPVQCYGETTYCWCVDQDGREVPGTRSHDVVKPACLPSAAPPTVRPLPRPDVTPPTNADITLLYAQGQKIGALPLNGTRLDATRAKTLLTLHGSIVVGIAYDCKENRVYWTDLSARTINRASMAPGAEPEILINTNLVSPEGLAVDVKRRLIFWVDSNPDMIESANLDGSGRRTLFDTDLVNPRAIIVVSSSGTLFWTDWNREAPKIESSSVDGQNRRVVVSDGVGLPNALTFDSSSGQVCWADAGTKRLECVSPDGSGRRVIHSSLNYPFSMVYYRNHFYYTDWRRDGVIAVSKESSQFTDEYLPDQRSHLYGIAIATSQCLSGTH, translated from the exons ATGGAGAGAGGGCGACTGCTGGCcgtgtgtgtgctctgctggagctgcagcgtgtgtgtggttACAGCCATCCAGAGGGCTGACATGTTCCCTTACGGCTCTCTGAGCGGAGATATGATCCTGGCGGAGGGCGACGATGAGACCTCCAGAGTGCTGTCCCTGCCTAGACCCATGTACTTCTACGAGTCCCTCTTCTCCCAGCTCTAT GTGGCTACCAACGGTATCGTGTCAGCGCAGGATCTGCCCATGGAAAAGCAGTATGTGGACGACGGCTTCCCGACGGATTTCCCTGTGGTGGCTCCCTTTCTGGCTGACATCGACACCAGTGGAGGACGTGGACAGATCTACTACAGGGTGACCGAGACACCCAGCGTGCTCAACAGAGTGGCCCAG GAAGTACATCGAGGGTTCCCAGATGCCAGATTCACCCCCACGCATGTTGTGGTCGCTACGTGGGAGAACGTCGCAGCATATGAGGAGCCAACACGGACCAGCGGACCGTCAAACAAG ttCAACACTTTCCAGGCAGTCATCGGCTATGACGAGGTCGACTCATACGTTCTCTTCCTCTACCCTGAAGGTGGTCTGAACTTCTTCGGGACTCGACCTAAG GAGTCATATAATGTTGAGATAGAGCTCCCCGCTAGAGTTGGCTTCAGCAGAGGAGAAGTCACGTATCTGATCTTCTCCCGAACTGAGGGGCCTCACTACAGCGTCACCAGCGATGAGCAGAGCGTTAAAAACCTCTACCA GGTTGGTAATACAGGAATTCCAGGTGTTTGGCTTTTCCACACCGGGAACCGTTACTCTTTCGACAACATTGTTCCTGCGTCGGTCGGTGGTCTCCTTGCCACTCCACCAACTCGAGGACATGGCCTCTCCCTG GACACCACGACCCCCGAGTACTCCGAGTTTGAGGAATACCCAGACAACACTTTTGATCCTGACAGCCAGGATGAAGAAGATGACTACCCTCTGACAGGCGGAGACCCTGAGTTCCAGCCAGCACCTGCCGGTGACCACTCAGAGCCCCCTCAACCAGCAAGTCCTGACGCTCCCTCCCCACCTTCAGAGGATGTTCCTCACAGCGCGCAGCCATCAAACAGGCAGTATGCTCCCCCCAATGCTCCAGAAGCAGCACCAGAGGAACAGCAACCACAG GTTCCTCTGGAGGTGGTGGACGTCTACCCCCCTCACCGAAATGAACCACCACTCTCCCCCGGGGGTCACGTGGTCAGCGTGGATGAAGACGATGTTGATTTTGACACAGGAG tgaTCCAGTACACTACAGAGAATAAGGAAACATGTGCCAG ATTCCAGCAGCAGTGCTCCCAGAATGCCTTTTGCTCCGACTACGCCACAGGCTACTGCTGTCATTGTCGACCAGGCTTCTATGGAAACGGGCGCCACTGCCTACCTGAAG GTGCTCCACAGCGTGTCAGCGGTAAGGTGAGCGGAACAGTGACGGTGGGTTCCACTCCAGTGGATCTGAACAACATTGATCTCCATGCCTACATCGTGGTGGGAGATGGGAGAGCGTACACAGCCATCAGTGAG GTACCTGAGCCAGTGGGCTGGGCTCTGATGCCAGTTGCACCAATAGGAGAGCTGTTTGGATGGCTGTTCGCTCTGGAGCTGCCCAATAGCCGAGCAGGATTCAAAATCACAG GTGCTGAGTTTACTCGTCGTGCAGAGGTGATCTTCTACCCAGGCAACCAGCGCCTGTCAATCATCCAGACGGGCCGCGGCCTTGACGACCATAACCACCTCACCGTTGACACCGAACTCAGCGGCAGCGTTCCTTTCCTGCCCCCTGGAGCTGAAGTCGCCATGGATCCCTTCAAGGAGATCTACCAGTACTACCCATCTG TtgccacctccacctctgtgaGGGAGTACTCAGTTGTGTCTGCAGATCGAGGTTCTGAGTCCTTCTCCTTCCAGCTCAAACACAACATTACCTACCGTGACTGTCGTCATGACAGCCACACCGCCGCCCTGGAGACGCTGCAGATCACCATGGAGAGGGTATTTGTGATGTACGTCAAAGAGGAGCGTATTCTGAGATACGCTATCACCAACAAGATCAGCCCAGTCGGAG TTGAGCCAACCAGTCCGGAGCTGGTCAACCCTTGCTATGCTGGAACCCATGACTGCGACACCACGGCTCAGTGTATCCCGCTGGAGGGACAGGCCTTCCAGTGCCAGTGTGCTACTGGCTACAGAGGGGATGGACGCAACTGTTATG ATATAGATGAGTGTGCTGAGGGCTTGTCTTCATGTGGCGCTCACGCTCAGTGCATGAACCTGCCTGGGAGCCATCGCTGCCAGTGCCAGAGTGGCTTCGAGTTTGGCTTCGACGGGCGTACCTGCGTTG ATATAGACgagtgcagctcctctccatgTCACATCAGCGCCAGATGTATCAACGGACTGGGTTCCTTCCAGTGTCAGTGCCAGGCTGGGTTCTATGGCGATGGTTTCTACTGTTCCCAGCAGGAAG GACAGACAGTTCGCCCAAAGAGCCAGtgtgagcagcacagagacagtcTTCAGAGTGGTGGTGATGGTCGTCCAAGTGTTGGAGCTTTCATCCCTCAGTGCGACTCCGACGGACGGTACCGACTACTGCAG TGTCACGGCTCCACTGGACATTGTTGGTGTGTGGACAGTAGGGGGCAGGAGAGAGCAGGAACCAGGACTCCACCTGGTACAGCACCTAAAGACTGTGACAGACCAG ATGAGCCAGAGCGTCCTAAAACTCACTGTGAACACTACAGAGACAGTGTACAGACCACAAGTCCAGAGGGATATCCTATAACAGGAGCCTATGTTCCTCAGTGCGATGCTAATGGACAGTACATACCTTTGCAG TGTCATGGTTCCACTGGACATTGTTGGTGTGTGGACAGTAGTGGACAGGAGAGAGCAGGAACAAGAACAGCACCTGGTACAACACCTACAGACTGTGACAAACCAG ATGAACCAGAACGTTTTAAGACTCAGTGTgagcaccacagagacagtgttCAAACCACCAGTCCAGAGGGATATCCTATAGTTGGAGCTTATGTACCTCAGTGTGATGCTAATGGACAGTACAGATCATTACAA TGTCATGGTTCCACTGGACATTGTTGGTGTGTGGACACAAGGGGGCAGGAGAGAGCAGGAACCAGGACTCCACCTGGTACAGCACCCAAAGACTGTGACAGACCAG ATGAACCAGAGCGTCCTAAAACTCAGtgtgagcagcacagagacagtgTTCAGACAACCAGTCCAGAGGGATATCCTCTGTTTGGAGCCTTTGTACCTCAGTGTGAGCCTGATGGACAGTACTCAGCTCAGCAG TGTCACGGCTCCACTGGACATTGTTGGTGTGTGGACAgtaggggagaggagagagcaggaacCAGGACAACAGCAGGTGTACCACCTGTAAACTGTGACGAATCAG TCCCTGTGGTTCCAACCCAACGCccggagagtgtgtgtgagcgatgGAGGAGCAGTTTGATTGAGCACTATGGTGGGAAACCAGAGCCAAAACAGTACCTGCCTCAGTGTGAGCCAGATGGGCAAttcag tccagtccagtgttATGGAGAGACGACTTACTGCTGGTGTGTGGACCAGGACGGCCGGGAGGTTCCCGGCACTCGATCACATGATGTCGTCAAACCTGCAT GTCTTCCCTCGGCGGCCCCGCCCACCGTGCGCCCACTGCCCCGCCCAGATGTGACCCCTCCCACAAACGctgacatcacactgctgtACGCTCAGGGACAGAAAATAGGGGCGTTGCCGTTAAACGGTACCAGACTGGATGCAACCCGGGCCAAAACACTGTTGACTCTACAT ggtTCCATAGTTGTCGGAATAGCCTATGACTGCAAAGAGAACCGAGTCTATTGGACAGATTTGTCAGCAAGAACAATCAACAGAGCTTCAATGGCTCCTGGAGCCGAGCCTGAGATCCTCATTAACACAA ATCTGGTCAGTCCGGAGGGCTTGGCGGTGGACGTTAAACGTAGGTTGATATTCTGGGTCGACTCAAACCCTGACATGATCGAGAGCGCCAACCTGGACGGCAGCGGGAGGCGGACGCTGTTCGACACAGACTTGGTCAACCCCCGCGCCATCATAGTGGTTTCTTCCTCCGG CACTCTGTTTTGGACAGACTGGAACCGAGAGGCTCCAAAGATTGAGAGTTCGTCGG
- the nid2a gene encoding nidogen-2 isoform X13 — protein MERGRLLAVCVLCWSCSVCVVTAIQRADMFPYGSLSGDMILAEGDDETSRVLSLPRPMYFYESLFSQLYVATNGIVSAQDLPMEKQYVDDGFPTDFPVVAPFLADIDTSGGRGQIYYRVTETPSVLNRVAQEVHRGFPDARFTPTHVVVATWENVAAYEEPTRTSGPSNKFNTFQAVIGYDEVDSYVLFLYPEGGLNFFGTRPKESYNVEIELPARVGFSRGEVTYLIFSRTEGPHYSVTSDEQSVKNLYQVGNTGIPGVWLFHTGNRYSFDNIVPASVGGLLATPPTRGHGLSLDTTTPEYSEFEEYPDNTFDPDSQDEEDDYPLTGGDPEFQPAPAGDHSEPPQPASPDAPSPPSEDVPHSAQPSNRQYAPPNAPEAAPEEQQPQVPLEVVDVYPPHRNEPPLSPGGHVVSVDEDDVDFDTGVIQYTTENKETCARFQQQCSQNAFCSDYATGYCCHCRPGFYGNGRHCLPEGAPQRVSGKVSGTVTVGSTPVDLNNIDLHAYIVVGDGRAYTAISEVPEPVGWALMPVAPIGELFGWLFALELPNSRAGFKITGAEFTRRAEVIFYPGNQRLSIIQTGRGLDDHNHLTVDTELSGSVPFLPPGAEVAMDPFKEIYQYYPSVATSTSVREYSVVSADRGSESFSFQLKHNITYRDCRHDSHTAALETLQITMERVFVMYVKEERILRYAITNKISPVGVEPTSPELVNPCYAGTHDCDTTAQCIPLEGQAFQCQCATGYRGDGRNCYDIDECAEGLSSCGAHAQCMNLPGSHRCQCQSGFEFGFDGRTCVDIDECSSSPCHISARCINGLGSFQCQCQAGFYGDGFYCSQQEGQTVRPKSQCEQHRDSLQSGGDGRPSVGAFIPQCDSDGRYRLLQCHGSTGHCWCVDSRGQERAGTRTPPGTAPKDCDRPDEPERPKTHCEHYRDSVQTTSPEGYPITGAYVPQCDANGQYIPLQCHGSTGHCWCVDSSGQERAGTRTAPGTTPTDCDKPDEPERPKTHCEHHRERAQATSSDGYPLVGAYVPQCDDNGQYLPLQCHGSTGHCWCVDRTGQERAGTRTPPGTAPKDCDRPDEPERPKTHCEHHRERAQATSSDGYPIVGAYVPQCDDNGQYLPLQCHGSSGHCWCVDSRGQERAGTRTPPGTAPKDCDRPDEPERPKTQCEQHRDSVQTTSPEGYPLFGAFVPQCEPDGQYSAQQCHGSTGHCWCVDSRGEERAGTRTTAGVPPVNCDESVPVVPTQRPESVCERWRSSLIEHYGGKPEPKQYLPQCEPDGQFSPVQCYGETTYCWCVDQDGREVPGTRSHDVVKPACLPSAAPPTVRPLPRPDVTPPTNADITLLYAQGQKIGALPLNGTRLDATRAKTLLTLHGSIVVGIAYDCKENRVYWTDLSARTINRASMAPGAEPEILINTNLVSPEGLAVDVKRRLIFWVDSNPDMIESANLDGSGRRTLFDTDLVNPRAIIVVSSSGTLFWTDWNREAPKIESSSVDGQNRRVVVSDGVGLPNALTFDSSSGQVCWADAGTKRLECVSPDGSGRRVIHSSLNYPFSMVYYRNHFYYTDWRRDGVIAVSKESSQFTDEYLPDQRSHLYGIAIATSQCLSGTH, from the exons ATGGAGAGAGGGCGACTGCTGGCcgtgtgtgtgctctgctggagctgcagcgtgtgtgtggttACAGCCATCCAGAGGGCTGACATGTTCCCTTACGGCTCTCTGAGCGGAGATATGATCCTGGCGGAGGGCGACGATGAGACCTCCAGAGTGCTGTCCCTGCCTAGACCCATGTACTTCTACGAGTCCCTCTTCTCCCAGCTCTAT GTGGCTACCAACGGTATCGTGTCAGCGCAGGATCTGCCCATGGAAAAGCAGTATGTGGACGACGGCTTCCCGACGGATTTCCCTGTGGTGGCTCCCTTTCTGGCTGACATCGACACCAGTGGAGGACGTGGACAGATCTACTACAGGGTGACCGAGACACCCAGCGTGCTCAACAGAGTGGCCCAG GAAGTACATCGAGGGTTCCCAGATGCCAGATTCACCCCCACGCATGTTGTGGTCGCTACGTGGGAGAACGTCGCAGCATATGAGGAGCCAACACGGACCAGCGGACCGTCAAACAAG ttCAACACTTTCCAGGCAGTCATCGGCTATGACGAGGTCGACTCATACGTTCTCTTCCTCTACCCTGAAGGTGGTCTGAACTTCTTCGGGACTCGACCTAAG GAGTCATATAATGTTGAGATAGAGCTCCCCGCTAGAGTTGGCTTCAGCAGAGGAGAAGTCACGTATCTGATCTTCTCCCGAACTGAGGGGCCTCACTACAGCGTCACCAGCGATGAGCAGAGCGTTAAAAACCTCTACCA GGTTGGTAATACAGGAATTCCAGGTGTTTGGCTTTTCCACACCGGGAACCGTTACTCTTTCGACAACATTGTTCCTGCGTCGGTCGGTGGTCTCCTTGCCACTCCACCAACTCGAGGACATGGCCTCTCCCTG GACACCACGACCCCCGAGTACTCCGAGTTTGAGGAATACCCAGACAACACTTTTGATCCTGACAGCCAGGATGAAGAAGATGACTACCCTCTGACAGGCGGAGACCCTGAGTTCCAGCCAGCACCTGCCGGTGACCACTCAGAGCCCCCTCAACCAGCAAGTCCTGACGCTCCCTCCCCACCTTCAGAGGATGTTCCTCACAGCGCGCAGCCATCAAACAGGCAGTATGCTCCCCCCAATGCTCCAGAAGCAGCACCAGAGGAACAGCAACCACAG GTTCCTCTGGAGGTGGTGGACGTCTACCCCCCTCACCGAAATGAACCACCACTCTCCCCCGGGGGTCACGTGGTCAGCGTGGATGAAGACGATGTTGATTTTGACACAGGAG tgaTCCAGTACACTACAGAGAATAAGGAAACATGTGCCAG ATTCCAGCAGCAGTGCTCCCAGAATGCCTTTTGCTCCGACTACGCCACAGGCTACTGCTGTCATTGTCGACCAGGCTTCTATGGAAACGGGCGCCACTGCCTACCTGAAG GTGCTCCACAGCGTGTCAGCGGTAAGGTGAGCGGAACAGTGACGGTGGGTTCCACTCCAGTGGATCTGAACAACATTGATCTCCATGCCTACATCGTGGTGGGAGATGGGAGAGCGTACACAGCCATCAGTGAG GTACCTGAGCCAGTGGGCTGGGCTCTGATGCCAGTTGCACCAATAGGAGAGCTGTTTGGATGGCTGTTCGCTCTGGAGCTGCCCAATAGCCGAGCAGGATTCAAAATCACAG GTGCTGAGTTTACTCGTCGTGCAGAGGTGATCTTCTACCCAGGCAACCAGCGCCTGTCAATCATCCAGACGGGCCGCGGCCTTGACGACCATAACCACCTCACCGTTGACACCGAACTCAGCGGCAGCGTTCCTTTCCTGCCCCCTGGAGCTGAAGTCGCCATGGATCCCTTCAAGGAGATCTACCAGTACTACCCATCTG TtgccacctccacctctgtgaGGGAGTACTCAGTTGTGTCTGCAGATCGAGGTTCTGAGTCCTTCTCCTTCCAGCTCAAACACAACATTACCTACCGTGACTGTCGTCATGACAGCCACACCGCCGCCCTGGAGACGCTGCAGATCACCATGGAGAGGGTATTTGTGATGTACGTCAAAGAGGAGCGTATTCTGAGATACGCTATCACCAACAAGATCAGCCCAGTCGGAG TTGAGCCAACCAGTCCGGAGCTGGTCAACCCTTGCTATGCTGGAACCCATGACTGCGACACCACGGCTCAGTGTATCCCGCTGGAGGGACAGGCCTTCCAGTGCCAGTGTGCTACTGGCTACAGAGGGGATGGACGCAACTGTTATG ATATAGATGAGTGTGCTGAGGGCTTGTCTTCATGTGGCGCTCACGCTCAGTGCATGAACCTGCCTGGGAGCCATCGCTGCCAGTGCCAGAGTGGCTTCGAGTTTGGCTTCGACGGGCGTACCTGCGTTG ATATAGACgagtgcagctcctctccatgTCACATCAGCGCCAGATGTATCAACGGACTGGGTTCCTTCCAGTGTCAGTGCCAGGCTGGGTTCTATGGCGATGGTTTCTACTGTTCCCAGCAGGAAG GACAGACAGTTCGCCCAAAGAGCCAGtgtgagcagcacagagacagtcTTCAGAGTGGTGGTGATGGTCGTCCAAGTGTTGGAGCTTTCATCCCTCAGTGCGACTCCGACGGACGGTACCGACTACTGCAG TGTCACGGCTCCACTGGACATTGTTGGTGTGTGGACAGTAGGGGGCAGGAGAGAGCAGGAACCAGGACTCCACCTGGTACAGCACCTAAAGACTGTGACAGACCAG ATGAGCCAGAGCGTCCTAAAACTCACTGTGAACACTACAGAGACAGTGTACAGACCACAAGTCCAGAGGGATATCCTATAACAGGAGCCTATGTTCCTCAGTGCGATGCTAATGGACAGTACATACCTTTGCAG TGTCATGGTTCCACTGGACATTGTTGGTGTGTGGACAGTAGTGGACAGGAGAGAGCAGGAACAAGAACAGCACCTGGTACAACACCTACAGACTGTGACAAACCAG ATGAACCAGAGCGTCCTAAAACTCACTGTGagcaccacagagagagagcgcaggCTACTAGTTCAGACGGATATCCGTTAGTTGGAGCTTATGTACCACAATGTGATGACAATGGGCAGTACCTCCCTCTGCAG TGTCACGGCTCCACTGGACACTGTTGGTGTGTGGACAGAACGGGGCAGGAGAGAGCAGGAACCAGGACTCCACCTGGTACAGCACCTAAAGACTGTGACAGACCAG ATGAACCAGAGCGTCCTAAAACTCACTGTGagcaccacagagagagagcgcaggCTACTAGTTCAGACGGATATCCGATAGTTGGAGCTTATGTACCTCAATGTGATGACAATGGACAGTATCTTCCTCTGCAG tGTCACGGCTCTAGTGGACATTGTTGGTGTGTGGACAGTAGGGGGCAGGAGAGAGCAGGAACCAGGACTCCACCTGGTACAGCACCCAAAGACTGTGACAGACCAG ATGAACCAGAGCGTCCTAAAACTCAGtgtgagcagcacagagacagtgTTCAGACAACCAGTCCAGAGGGATATCCTCTGTTTGGAGCCTTTGTACCTCAGTGTGAGCCTGATGGACAGTACTCAGCTCAGCAG TGTCACGGCTCCACTGGACATTGTTGGTGTGTGGACAgtaggggagaggagagagcaggaacCAGGACAACAGCAGGTGTACCACCTGTAAACTGTGACGAATCAG TCCCTGTGGTTCCAACCCAACGCccggagagtgtgtgtgagcgatgGAGGAGCAGTTTGATTGAGCACTATGGTGGGAAACCAGAGCCAAAACAGTACCTGCCTCAGTGTGAGCCAGATGGGCAAttcag tccagtccagtgttATGGAGAGACGACTTACTGCTGGTGTGTGGACCAGGACGGCCGGGAGGTTCCCGGCACTCGATCACATGATGTCGTCAAACCTGCAT GTCTTCCCTCGGCGGCCCCGCCCACCGTGCGCCCACTGCCCCGCCCAGATGTGACCCCTCCCACAAACGctgacatcacactgctgtACGCTCAGGGACAGAAAATAGGGGCGTTGCCGTTAAACGGTACCAGACTGGATGCAACCCGGGCCAAAACACTGTTGACTCTACAT ggtTCCATAGTTGTCGGAATAGCCTATGACTGCAAAGAGAACCGAGTCTATTGGACAGATTTGTCAGCAAGAACAATCAACAGAGCTTCAATGGCTCCTGGAGCCGAGCCTGAGATCCTCATTAACACAA ATCTGGTCAGTCCGGAGGGCTTGGCGGTGGACGTTAAACGTAGGTTGATATTCTGGGTCGACTCAAACCCTGACATGATCGAGAGCGCCAACCTGGACGGCAGCGGGAGGCGGACGCTGTTCGACACAGACTTGGTCAACCCCCGCGCCATCATAGTGGTTTCTTCCTCCGG CACTCTGTTTTGGACAGACTGGAACCGAGAGGCTCCAAAGATTGAGAGTTCGTCGG